In Arthrobacter sp. UKPF54-2, the following are encoded in one genomic region:
- a CDS encoding TerC family protein, translating to MLVVDLFAHRKAHVIGVREAALWSAVWVAFGVGFGALVWQLYGAEFGQQYFAGYLIEKSLAVDNVFIWAIIFTYFAVPREYQHRVLFLGVLGALVFRGLFIAAGSAIIASAGWVLYLFAAFLLFTGYRMIRDRNDHVDPERSRALNLFRRRVPMTEKFHGQRLLVRKRGAVLATPLLAVLVLVEVTDIIFAVDSIPAIFAVTDEVFLVFTANAFAILGLRAMYFLLADLIHRFIYLKIGLAVVLVWVGIKMLLKIDVYHIPTTLSLGVIATILGAAIGASLWATRGQERKAPAAPARPPFGTASPAEIAELEPLWRRRRSSSATTTAGGPHDGGEGDGHDGGDDGAVPHVPAKGGQT from the coding sequence ATGCTGGTGGTGGACCTGTTTGCGCACCGCAAAGCACACGTGATCGGTGTCCGCGAAGCGGCACTGTGGTCGGCCGTCTGGGTGGCGTTCGGCGTCGGCTTCGGCGCCTTGGTGTGGCAGTTGTACGGGGCCGAATTCGGTCAGCAGTACTTCGCCGGCTACCTGATCGAAAAATCCTTGGCAGTGGACAACGTCTTCATCTGGGCGATCATCTTCACGTACTTTGCCGTGCCCCGCGAATACCAGCACCGGGTGCTGTTCCTCGGCGTCCTGGGCGCCCTGGTGTTCCGCGGCCTCTTCATTGCCGCGGGCTCGGCAATCATCGCCAGCGCAGGGTGGGTGCTGTACCTCTTCGCGGCGTTCCTGCTCTTCACCGGCTACCGGATGATCCGTGACCGCAACGACCACGTTGATCCCGAAAGGTCCCGGGCGCTGAATCTCTTCCGCCGGCGGGTTCCCATGACGGAGAAGTTCCACGGCCAGCGCCTGCTGGTCCGCAAGCGCGGCGCCGTGCTAGCCACCCCGCTGCTCGCCGTTCTGGTCCTGGTTGAAGTCACCGACATCATCTTCGCCGTGGACTCGATCCCCGCGATCTTCGCCGTCACCGACGAGGTGTTCCTGGTCTTCACCGCTAACGCCTTCGCCATCCTGGGGCTCAGGGCCATGTACTTCCTGCTCGCGGACCTGATCCACCGCTTCATCTACCTCAAGATCGGCCTGGCTGTTGTCCTGGTCTGGGTCGGCATCAAGATGCTCCTCAAAATCGACGTCTACCACATCCCCACCACGCTGTCCCTGGGTGTCATCGCCACCATCTTGGGTGCGGCCATCGGTGCGAGCCTATGGGCCACCCGTGGCCAGGAGCGGAAGGCGCCGGCGGCGCCGGCGCGGCCTCCGTTCGGAACAGCCTCGCCCGCGGAAATCGCCGAGCTGGAACCACTGTGGCGGCGGCGCCGCTCCAGTTCGGCAACCACGACGGCGGGCGGCCCACACGACGGCGGGGAAGGTGACGGGCACGACGGCGGGGACGACGGCGCTGTCCCGCACGTACCGGCCAAAGGCGGGCAGACATGA